The sequence GAATTAGGCATTTTATGTTACTTCTGACTTTAGTCGATGCAACCTACAGGCTGATATGGTATTCATAGTACGCTTGCTATAAACCCTTCTAGAATAACTCGCTGGCTCGAACCTTAATAACTTTTGAGTAGCAAGAATAATTTGGAATTGCCTGCTTGTTTTAACGTTTTTCTTAATTAATGAAGTTCATCTAACCCATTTTTAACAGTAATTTTGAGTAATCCAGGCAAAAAGAATCAAAACTGAAACGGCAGTGGAATTAAAACAATGCTTTTTATATTCCCCTCAAAATAAAAGCCAAGTCAGGAAAATGTTAAGAAAGCGAGAATTATTACTTCAACTTTCCCCCAAGTGCATCCTAGAACTTTAATATGGATAGAACCCAAACAAAAGGAAAGGTGATTACAGATGGGGCGCGTTTTTGTGTTAATCTTTAATGCCCGTACAGAAAATGAGGGAATTCATACAATTCGGATTGGCGATCGCAATAAAGTGTTGATGTTTGAATCCGAAGACGACGCTACGCGCTTTGCATTAATGCTAGAAGCGCAGGATTTTCCTACTCCCGCAGTCGAACCAATGGATATGTCAGAAATAGAGCAGTTTTGTAAAAGCGCTGATTATGACTACGAAGTCGTTCCTTCTAACGGTGACTTAGTAGTTCCCCCAGAACAAAACGTTGATGAAACTGATTGGCGTGAAGACGATTCAACTGCTACCGAACCAAAAGTCCAGCAAGAAGAGGAAATCTCAAATACTGAACTAGACAATATCCGTCGCAAGCTGGAAGGATTGTTATAAGGTGCATAAATTTGTGATTTTTAATTAAACCTACGGATAAAACCGGGTATAAATTTAAATGTAGAGACGCAATCCTATAAGCGTCTC comes from Rivularia sp. PCC 7116 and encodes:
- a CDS encoding DUF3110 domain-containing protein, translated to MGRVFVLIFNARTENEGIHTIRIGDRNKVLMFESEDDATRFALMLEAQDFPTPAVEPMDMSEIEQFCKSADYDYEVVPSNGDLVVPPEQNVDETDWREDDSTATEPKVQQEEEISNTELDNIRRKLEGLL